Part of the Schistocerca cancellata isolate TAMUIC-IGC-003103 chromosome 9, iqSchCanc2.1, whole genome shotgun sequence genome is shown below.
ACAGGACATGCCAATTACCTAAGAACTTAATCTGTATTATTACACAGCATTCTGAACATCTGACCTTTTTATTCTTACCTGCAGCTGGTGGTTTTGCAATTTCAAACAACACAGTCCCAGTTTCCAGATCTCTTATCTTGAACCGAGTAAAGTCTATGTCATAGATATTTGCCTCTGGAGAACACAAGTAATCTGTAGAAATGTATACATATTTTAACAAATGATATCCATctctgtccacacacacacacacacacacacacacacacacacacacacacaccaattttgACAAGTGATAATGAACATATTATAGCAGACACTGCATCTATATCGGAGCATATGGAAAACGTTTTTAAATATGTAGTTCTATTCAGAAAGTTATTTTTCCTATTGATTATACTTGACCTCAAATGGTGTCAAAAACGTTTCAAATGTCTGAAACTCACTTTCTGTTATTTTAGGAAGTCTCAGTACGTCTTCCGGCGAAGCATATCCCTTCTTAATAATGGTTTCTTCAGTAACGGGCTCTGTTGAAATTCAATTTTATTTATTGTCAattgttaataaaaataaatatcattgTGTTTCTGCAAAGgtttaattattaaataaaattatatgatAAATATAGGTTAATTAAGATTTTTATTTACCAGAATCTAATATTACAGCTTCTTTGCAAGCCTTTGCCTGTCTAACGCCAACATTTGCACTTAGGTTTCCAGTCTTCTTGTGCACGGCACTGCtcattctttcattccttttctccGAAGGAAAAACGTGTTGACCTTTTTAAGACTGTTCCATCAGCGCGagcagaatactgaattctctccCCGAGGAAAAAAATAACTCAGTTCTCTCAATCACAAACTTGTAACACAACTGAATTCCACCACAATGCAATACACCGCCTTCTCATTGGTATTCCTGACCGTTGCTGAAAATATGTGTGCATAATTATATGTTATTTCTCACAACAATAACTAACGGAGCAAGGAAACTCGCCAGAAATGTTATTTGATTATTATACCCTGACCAAAATGAACGGAATATTCCTAGTCATGCATGATTTGACCAAAATTCACTATATAATTAGAAGGCGCTGGTATTGGCCTTTTGAGTTGAGAGAGATATCTTTTGCTGAAATGCATTGCAATTGTCTTCGCCGCAGGTGTTGTGTGATTGTATTTTATATGTGATTTGTGATTTTACTGTGAATTAATGTATGTTTGGTGCTGTGATTGCTTGGAATGCGAGTGTGTTCGTTTTCATATAGCACTCTGGTAACATTATGGCTGGAACATCTTATACTCAAGAAGACGGCGCGCTGGAAGACTGTGTTCTTTCTGTGTTACTTAACCCTATTCGTGATCTGACAGAGAATTGGGAAATTAATTTGGCACGATACCTGCAGGAATACCATGACTTGCTGGTTGAAAATAGTTTAAATGCCCAGGAAATTCTTAGTGCCATCAATTTTGCGAAAGCTGCACTCGTCATTCAAAAATCTGCTGACATTTATGGGAAGAAAGTGGATTACTTGTGGCAGATATTGCATAATGTTTTAGATACCATTAGGAACCAGAGAAATGAAACTGACCCAGCAAAACCTGGTGCACCAACGAAGAAAGGCAAGGAGGGGAAggacaatgcccatgtttctacaGAATTCTGTTCTTTAGATGATGAATATGGCGCTTCTGCTGGAGACATAAACATACAAGCGCGCGAGACACGCAGTAAGGTCAAGCTACTTCCCGTATACAATCCGCAGCTAGATTCCTTTCTGGGTGTAAAGAAAATAGAACTTTATGGGCAGAGGGGTAACGCAGTCGGTAATAAATATGATTTCAGAGTCAATAAATACCTGTCATCCACTGGACTGTTAATTAGTGAACCAGAATTAAACCAGTGTTCAGGCGCACTAGAATATGATTACGATGAGTTATCAAGCCCTTCACCGGAACCTGCAATTGAACAACATGAAACTATTCCAATGGAAATTGATCCAGAACCTGTCGAAAATTGTGCCATCGAAGTATGCACACTAGCAGCCGCACCAAGTCGAGAAGAAATAGTTGAAGTTGCAACAGATCAAGAGCATGAGAAGAACAAAGCAGAAAATTCTAGAAAAAAGGGAAATGTGGAGGTTGTTAATGAGAATCGTACTGGATGGGATAGCATTGTGCAAAAAGATGAGAGAGAAAGAGAACTGCAACCAAGACCTACAGTTCATATGCCATCTGCCACTGAGTACATTTCATCTGTATTGCAAAAGAGACCTCCTGCTGACAATAACGCAGGTATGGAAAGAAACAAAAGACCACCTagttttttgtcattttttgcGAAGGATATCATTTCGAAAGGGAAGAAAAAAGTATGTTACTTAGCCTTTCAAGAGTATTGCTGTTTACCGGAGCAGAAACGGTCTAAAGAATCTGTCGAATTAAATCTAGACGATGTTATGAGGGATGTGGCTAGCGAATTTGGCGAAGAAGACTTTTGCGGCTTTGAAGAGCCTGTGATTCTTGAAAACGAGGACGACGTTAATTTTGAAGTGAATGAGGTCGATGAACTGCCACTACTCGAATGTTTACCTCCACCCTCCGACGTGCCTGCACCAAGTTACGCGGAATTTGTTAGAGAGGCGATTGTCGTTccagcagtaacagcagaggtcGCTGAAAGTATAACACAGATTGTAAATGAATGGCATGATTCCATAAGACATATTTTGAAGGCATCACAGGAAAGAGGTCATTTTAATATTCATAAGTATTGTGATTTAGTGCTTTCTCGATTCCCACATACGGAGGAACACCCAGTTTTGCCTTTCAGTGATATAGTTGGAAATGAACCAGTCGAAAATGTTTCGCGTTATTTCCTGGCAACTCTTATGCTTGCCAATGCGTATAATGTGGAAATAATAAGG
Proteins encoded:
- the LOC126100935 gene encoding protein unc-119 homolog B isoform X2, whose product is MSSAVHKKTGNLSANVGVRQAKACKEAVILDSEPVTEETIIKKGYASPEDVLRLPKITENYLCSPEANIYDIDFTRFKIRDLETGTVLFEIAKPPAADVEDADSDPEREESDPNAGRFVRYQFTPQFLKLKTVGATEGDDCSPI
- the LOC126100934 gene encoding condensin-2 complex subunit H2-like, translated to MAGTSYTQEDGALEDCVLSVLLNPIRDLTENWEINLARYLQEYHDLLVENSLNAQEILSAINFAKAALVIQKSADIYGKKVDYLWQILHNVLDTIRNQRNETDPAKPGAPTKKGKEGKDNAHVSTEFCSLDDEYGASAGDINIQARETRSKVKLLPVYNPQLDSFLGVKKIELYGQRGNAVGNKYDFRVNKYLSSTGLLISEPELNQCSGALEYDYDELSSPSPEPAIEQHETIPMEIDPEPVENCAIEVCTLAAAPSREEIVEVATDQEHEKNKAENSRKKGNVEVVNENRTGWDSIVQKDERERELQPRPTVHMPSATEYISSVLQKRPPADNNAGMERNKRPPSFLSFFAKDIISKGKKKVCYLAFQEYCCLPEQKRSKESVELNLDDVMRDVASEFGEEDFCGFEEPVILENEDDVNFEVNEVDELPLLECLPPPSDVPAPSYAEFVREAIVVPAVTAEVAESITQIVNEWHDSIRHILKASQERGHFNIHKYCDLVLSRFPHTEEHPVLPFSDIVGNEPVENVSRYFLATLMLANAYNVEIIRTIDDPLAMDCMSAKLLTRVRDNELLKEMYE